Below is a window of Pelobates fuscus isolate aPelFus1 chromosome 13, aPelFus1.pri, whole genome shotgun sequence DNA.
cttgatgggccagatggatggattggtaaagggcagagagctccagtccgactcagacgccagcaaggtggaggtggagtactggtttgggctggtatcatcaaagatgagcttgtggggccttttcgggttgaggatggagtcaagctcaactcacagtttctggaagacaccttcttcaagcagtggtacaggaagaagtctgcatccttcaagaaaaacatgattttcatgcaggacaatgctccatcacacgcgtccaagtactccacagcgtggctggcaagaaagggtataaaagaagaaaatctaatgacatggcctccttgttcacctgatctgaaccccattgagaacctgtggtccatcatcaaatgtgatatttacaaggagggaaaacagtacacctctctgaacagtgtatgggaggctgtggttgcttctgcatgcaatgttgatggtgaacagatcaaaacactgacagaatccatggatggcaggcttttgagtgtccttgcaaagaaaggtggctatattggtcactgatttgtttttgttttgtttttgaatgtcagaaatgtatatttgtgaatgttgagatgttatattggtttcactggtaaaaataaataattgaaatgggtatatatttggtttttgttaatttgcctaataattatgcacagtaatagtcacctgcacacacagatatccccctaaaatagctaaaactaaaaacaaactaaaaactacttccaaaaatattcagctttgatattaatgagttttttgggttcattgagaacatggttgttgttcaataataaaattaatcctcaaaaatacaacttgcctaataattctgcactccctgtatacacatacatgcatacagacacacagacatacatatatacatacatactgacacacagacatacatatatacatacatacatgcatgcatacagacacacacacacagagcatatttttcagccaccctcctgtttcttaccttttctttgcaggagggtggctggggctgatgggagtcggcgcggctctccctctttactgaccacttcctcccagcagcacttgcgctgtggctgcgttttttttttttttttgtaaagaggcccggtcgcgctattacataGCCACAGCGCTGAATatatagggcccatcaggtggccctaagtgcgcaGTTCCGCCGTTACATGTGGGTCCcgagcggccgggccccccagggccgccgggcccgtgacaaccatcatggttttcaccccctgatggtggccctggtcATATTCTACCATCTTTCTTGGgcttaaaagttacttgccactggaAGCATTAACAAACAGCCTAAGGGTACATTTCTACTTGCCAGGGATACGTTTTCATTCGCCAATGCTAGTAGGACTTTTGAGCCATGAATTACACTGtatcaaaaaatgtaaaatataaattgaCACAAATTGATGTCTATTTTTCTTCTATTTAAGTTATTTTGTGCCTTTCCTTTAGTTACTATTGCATTTAGCTACTATTTGTGTTGATTTATATTCATGACAGGATATTTCTGGGGGATGCTAACTTTTTTTAAGGGGTGCTCTCAAAGGCACAGCAGTATAGTACAGGAAATATGGTGTTTTCATTCTCTGTTATCCATATCCCTAGCTGCCTCTACAATTTATCTAACATTCCCTCCTTCACTTTTAGACACATATTTATACAAGTGATATGATACTTTGTTATCCCGTATGTGGATACTGTTTCTGTTCGTATATATAGTTTTTCTTTTCAGCACTTTTGATACATATTAGCCATACTGTTATACTAGGCAGCTTTATGTGTATGAGTATTCatatatttacttaaagggacactgtagacactcagaccacttcaactcattcaagtggtctgagtgcaaacTTCCATCacccttaaagggattctccagtgtccggaaaacatattcgtttcctggcactgcaggaccctgtggtgcccctctccctcccaccctccatcccaagttgctgaaggggctaaaaccccttcagtgacttaccagagtccagcgccgatgtccctcggcgctgggtcaggctccgcctactctcctcccccgccatcacccggcgggggagacctaatgcgcatgcgcggcaacggccgcgcacgcgcattagacctccccataggaaagcattaaacatagcgtgaggacgtccagcgtcgttttaaaaacacttttcgtgttcaaTAAACACGGAaatctctctagtggctgtctagtggacagctactagaggaggacttaaccctgcaatgtaaatattgcagtttatgaaaattgCAATGATTACCACTGCAAGGTTAAAGGGAtattccaggcacccagaccactccaatgggcagaagtggtctgggtgcctggagcatccctttaactttgcagtggtaattattgcagtttttataaactgcaatcattacctCCGAGGGTTAATTccttctctagtggctatctaccagacagccactagagggacttctggaattaaaactgacttttggtctgttatctgacgctggactgcctcatgctctgcatgaggacctccagcatcggattttccccataggaaagcattgaataatgctttcctatggggaagatcctaatgcgagcacggccattgccgcgcatgcgcattaggtctccccggctgcGGGCACTGGCGGGGAAGAAGcgtgggcggagctgagccagcgccgtaggagggggccttgacaaaggggaactctatagtgccaggaaaagtttGTTCTTTTGGCATCTCTTCCTGATTAATAAATCCTTATCTGCTCTACAACACATAATGTGTCCAAGTAAACAGTTGGATCAGGCAATCTTAGTTATATCCAATGTTTGCACAAAATAATAACTGCAAAcctttacgtgtgtgtgtgtgtgtgtgtgtgcaaaatACAAactccagcgcactcgcttattcactaaacaatgatttcaaattttagagatcgtaatagttttatttataaacacttcacctaggcaaaaaataatgggggtttagttacattatatgatcatatattgcataagcctgccacaacgtcaatttaccccattcttggcaggtcctactctagcagcctaatgcttgctcttatgagattaatccacttacttgggaaatacttccttactgggactctctgcaagtcaaggctaaatagggtgctggaatgaggcacctgtgacagggaggggtgcaaaaccaaggagttggcctgggactcccaaatatataaatgaaaccaagagagctgcactcacctgaacatgcatacattatagggtgctgttggggttttgcacccctccctgtcacaggtgcctcattccaggaacctatttagccttgacttgcagagagtcccagtaaggaagtatttcccaagtaagtggattaatctcataagagcaagcattaggctgctagagtaggacctgccaagaatggggtacattgatgttgtagtaggcttatgcaatatatgattatATAATTTAACTAAACCCCCCctgttattttttgcctagatgaggtgtttttaaagaaaactattacgatctctaagatttgaaatcattgtttagtggataagcgagtgtgctggattttgtaTCTTgtgtattttggccccagcagcagccTGGggtgtatgcatgttcaggtgagtgcatccCTCTTGGATGgatggggatatatatatatacacactttctTGTGATCAGTTGCTATTACTGCATTTTTCATGTCCCTTGGTGCCATTTAATTGGTTTAAACATTGGATAGCCCTGTCTATAGAACTAGTGGCTCTTTATTTTGAAAAGTCATGAAAAAGAAATCTCAATAAAATTACTAGAGGCAGCCATTACTCTATAATGCTAAACATGTCCTGCAGCACAAGTAGCCGCATCCTGATTGGATTGTTTACGTCGGATGCTCCCCTTTTCCAAATCGCAAGTTCCAACAGTCCCACCATAGCTACTATAGGGCACTGTAAAATTGATGGAGTATAGAGTATACCACTTGGCCTCTTTGCTTTGATTACAACACTACTGTGTGCATTGCTGCTAGTTCCATTATGATTCTCTGAACACCTGACGTCGACTTTTCTAAAGTGAACAGAAACATTGCCATAGCAAATTGTTATTTTCTTTTATCTTCATCTATAAAACATTTACACAAATGAGACACTTTGGTGCCTATGAAACCACTCAAAATTGTgagttgttgttggttttttttttttgtttttttttcctttcctgttTTTGTTATGTTGTATACTAAAGGAGGGGTCAGGTGTTTGCGCAAAAAAAAAGGGCATTCTAAAAGGATTTAACATCTGTTATTAACATATGTCTCATGTAGTCAGGTTAATTGAAtcatctgacttttttttttttttttttttaaatggcagaatttgttggtgctttataaataatgatCTAAGGACCAGTATTGAGAACTCCttatttaacccctaaaggaccaaacttctggaataaaagggaatcatgacatgtcacacatgtcgtgtccttaaggggttaaagtggaacGATCACATCTGAGTTTTTCACACACCCCAATAACTAATTATATTTtggtgaattaaaaaacaaattgctaAGTTTACAGTcagttggagaatttttacaaAACGGCTATGTTTGCctattttttcagtttggcttttTATCAACTACAATGTGCTGTTTCATCAATAAAACCCTAAAATGTAGCTAGGAGTCTTGACATTATTTTAATTCTgtaccatttttattttcaatttacatTGTTCTAGCCTTGGTTTAGCTTGGTTTAGTTAATTCCCATATCTACTTTGTTACATAAAATATAGTGTTTAACCATGAAAGGTACATTCAAATTACTCtagtttccaagtacatcctggggatgctACTTTTGCCCAACATACAGGGGATGTAAAATGAGTGATTTATGATATCTAAGACCGTACTCTGTGAACAATTTGAGCCAATTAGGTTATAAGCTGTAATTCTGCATATTTATTAGGTATAACTGTCCTTGCACAATGGTCAGAACTcaatcaattatatatatattattacatttttacaaagaccgtgagtgcaagccttttttcactattttaatttatatatatatataaattttttatttttttttttatttttttttttcatgcatatcCTGCAGGTGTGAAAAATATATACTAAGATAGTTAATTTGGAATATGTTCTTGATTAATAAATCCATGTTCTCTCTACAACACATCATGTGCCCAAAAACAAATTTGGATCAGGCAATCCTAGTCATATCAAATGTTTGTACAAAATAATTGCAAGCCTTTCagcgtgcttgtgtgtgtgtgtgtatgtatgcatttcCACATACATCATCTGACTTTGTAaaaactgcagaatatgttggtgctttataaataataaagattTGAGGATAGATATTGAGAGCCTCTTATTTAAAGTTAAACTATTACACCTGAGTTTCCCGCACACCCCAATAACTAATGGATAGATTGCCGTGAACTGAAAACCTAATTACAAAGTTTACCGTCATGTTGGCAAACTTTTCCAAAACAGTAATATTTGCCTATATTTTTCAATTTGGCTTTTTTATCAACTACAATGTGCTGTTCCATCAATACAGATAATGGATTCTTGTTATCAGTTGAACTCACTGCATTTTTCATGTGCATTGGTGCCATTTCATTAGCATGAATATTGCACAGCCCAGTCTATGGGACCAGTGGCTCTTGTACTTTGAATAGTCATGTAAATAACCGCCTGGTTAATCTAATCAGACTAACAATGACATTTAAATCTTAATAAAATTACTAGAGGCAGCCATTACTCTATAATGCTAAACATGTCCTGCAGCCCAAGTAGCCGCATCCTGTTTGGATTGTTTACGTCCGATGCTCCCCTGTTCCAACAgtcgcaccataactactatagggCACTGTAAAATTGTTGGAGTATAGAGTATACCACTTGTCCTCTTTGCGTATATTACAACACTGCTGTATGCATTGCTGCTAGTTCCATTATGATTCTCTGTACACATGACGTCCACTTTTCCAAAGTGAACAGAAATAGTGACATAGCAAATTGTTCTTTTCCTTTACCTCCATCTATAAAGCCTTTACACGAGAGACACTTTGGTGCCTATGAAACCACtcaaaaactttttaaaatggcAGAATTTGTttatgctttataaataataatgattttaAGGACCGGTATTGAGAGCTCCTTATTTAAAGTGGAACTAGAACATCTGAGTTTTTCACACACCCCAATAACTAATATattatagtgaattaaaaaacaaattgctaAGTTTACAGTCTGTTGGAGAATTTTTACAAAACGGCTATGTTTGCCTATATATTTCAGTTTGGCTTTTAATCCACTACAATGTGCTGTTTCATCAATAAAACCCTAAAAGGTAGCTAGGAGTTGTGACTTTATTTTAATTCTgtaccatttttattttcaatttacatTGTTCTAGCCTTGGTTTAGCTGGTTTTAGTTAATTCCCATATCTACTTtgttacataaaatataataacgAAGTGTTACCCATGAaaagtacattcagattactcgggtttccaagtacgtcctgggggtgCTATCTTTGCCCAACATGCAGGGGATGTAAATTGAGTGATTTATGATCTCTAAGACCATACTTTCTGTGAACAATTTGAGCCAATTAGGTTAATAAATATTAGCTGTAATTCTGCATATTTAGTAGGTATATATATCCTTGCACAATGGTCAAAACTCACAatcaatactatttttttttttttaaattcatgcaTATCCTACAGGGGTGAAAAATATAGACCAAGTTAGTTAATTTGGCATATTTTCTTGATTAATAAATCCATGTTCTCTCTACAACACATCATGtgtccacaaaaaaataaaaaatttggatCAGGCAATCCTAGTCATATCAAATGTTTgtacaaaataataattgcaaaccTTTCAGCgtgcttgtgtgtatgtatgcatttcCACATACATCATCTGACTTTGTAaaaactgcagaatttgttggtgctttataaataataaagattTGAGGATAGATATTGAGAGCCTCTTATTTAAAGTGGAACTATTACACCTGAGTTTCCCGCACACCCCAATAACTAATGGATAGATTACAGTGAACTGAAAACCTAATTACAAAGTTTAGTCAAGTTGGCGAATTTTTCCAAAACAGTAATATTTGGCTTTTTCACCAGCTACAATGTGCTGTTCCATCAATACAGATAATGGATTCTTGGTATCAGTTGAATTCACTGCATTTTTCATGTGCATTGGTGCCATTTCATTAGCATGAATATTGCACAGCCCAGTCTATGGGACCAGTGGCTCTTGTACTTTGAATAGTCATGTAAATCACCGCCTGGTTAATCTAATCAGACTAACAATGACATTTAAATCTTAATACAATTACTAGAGGCAGCCATTACTCTTATCATGCTAAACATGTCCTGCAGACCAAGCAGCAGCATGCTGATTGGATTGTTTACATCAcgtgcctcctccctcccccttgcACATACACAGCACGTTCCAACAGTCGTCTTTCGGATTGGTCAGTTCGTATCACGTGCCAACAGGCtgccccccaataagagacgccGCTCTGGGTATTCTCGACATCATCAGCGCGCGCCTCTTTCAAACGCGTCCGTTTCCTAGGAGAACAAACTCAGTGTCCCCCTAAAGCAGCATGGCGGCCAAGCTGGACAGCCTGACTAGCAGTCCGAAGGAGGCGGCCGTGGGCCAGCCCGGAGTGTCGCTGGGCAGGCTCGATATGACCCAGGAGGAGCTGGAGCGCTTTAAGGCCGCCTTCCAGGACCAGGAGTTCCGCAAGATGTTCACCGAATACGTGGAGGAACTCAACGACCCGGAGACCCGGCGGCGCTACGAGGAGGAGATCCGGCTGTTGGAGCGGGAGAGGGGGGTGGACCTCCAGTTCGTGTACCCCAGCCCGGGCTATGTACTGCTAACCAGCGCCAACCGCCTCAGGAGGTGCTACATCAACGTGTGCAGCAATGGCGTGATCCCCAAGCCGCAGGCGGTCCGCGGTACCGACCAGAATGCCAGAGAGGGGAGCCACTGGACCCTGCCCTACTTAATCACCCCCACCAGGGAGACTACCGAGCAGGATGGCAGCCGCTCCCTGCTGTACGATGTGCTCTTTCACCCAGAGACCATGGAGCTGGTCAGCAAGAATGTGAAGTTCAAGCAGATGGTGGACTCGCTGGCAATGAGTGGGGTCTCTAAATACTTCAGCTTGGAGCTGGACCGGATCAACGTCAAGACTCTCAGCGCTAAGTACATGGGGCCGGCTCAGAGTGCTGTGATAAGGAAACCCATCCCAGGGTTCGTTCCCAATGCTGACACTCCAGCACCCCTGGAGGGTCCTTACCCGTACACCGAGCTCCTTAAAGGAGGAACAGGACGGGAGTCACCTGCTGCTCGGCCCAAGCCATCTGTGCATCCCAAGCAGGGTGTCCATAAACCCAGAGCCCCACGCTCACCCCCCACAACTCCCCATTATACCATCCGTCAAAGGTCACACGTGGATTTTCAGGATTACACCTTATCCAGGTTCTCTGCACCCAGCCCTGTGCCTGATGAGCTGGTGGTCACTGTAGACATGCCTCTGTTAGAATCGGCATCCAGTGTCTCTCTTCATATCCTAAGCAAACAGCTTCATCTGGAGTCCAAAGAACCGGTTTATAAACTTCAAGTGGACCTCCCCTACATGGTGGATGAAAATCGAGGAAATGCCCAATTCAACAAGGCAAAAAGGCAGTTGGTCCTGACTTTGCCTGTTGTTCGACAGAATGTAATGCAATGTCGGATGTGCCAGGCTAGAAACTATGGTACCTGGGATAACCGCTCCAGGGTCTCGGTCTGCCCTCATTTCATACAAAGTGTTTCCCAGTTACCCCAAGCAATCACCATGCCAAGGTTTTGTCAACCCAATAACACTTCCTATCACAGCATGCAGCACATTCTGACATCCCCTGATGTTCTGTGTCCAGTATTCACTTGCACACAAGATAATACGTCTCTATCGGTAATTCTACACACTCAAGACGTGGACAAAAAGAGCGTACAGGTCAACGTGGAGATTAACCAGTTTCATATCAGTTACCGTGTGAAACACGGCTATACTTACTATTTTTTGCTGATCCAATTTCTTCCCAAGTACTGCTTGAATAGAAATGAGCTGTCCATTAATGTCACTGAAAAGAATGCAGTTGTTGAGTTGGCTAAATCTCCGGAAAACTTTGGCTTATGGAAAAACTTGTACTTTGGGGACAACAGAAATCCATTGCAGGTAATGTATTGTAATTGGGGGCTCATCCTTTTCAATTGTTTGGTCTACTTTTTAATAGGGAATGGGGGCTAAAAGTGTCATCTGATGCTCTCAGATTATCATTAAATGCCCATTGACAGTTGGGAGATTTTAGTCTTAAGacttaaaaaatgcataatttttattacatattgCCACTTAATACTATAACAATGCAAACAATTAGAATTCAATCTTGCATTAACTGACCTAAAAGTTCTGCGTTGCCTACACATAGTAAAACACTATTTCCAGGTTACATTGTACAGTAAAAACATCAATTTAAAAATTATTGCTCTGCATATTTTGACTAAATTCTAACTTGTTAGTATTGTCTGAACATAAAATACCGCAGCAGTTTGCCGTTTAAATTCACCCTCCCTAGCTTCAGTTTGTTTGGACAATGTAGTGATGAAATGATAGCACATAGATCCCCATGTTTGTGAACAGGCATTGTTTAAGAGATGTCAGAAATGTTCTCATGGAAGCAGTAGCATAGGTACAGTAGAGTAATGTAATTTGTAcaagtgttttgtgttttttttttttggttttttcctTGTTTATCAAACggttttcaattttatttaaaacaggAAAGAAAGTTTGTCTATGAAGACAATGTAGCTGAATTTCTGGAAAGCAGCAGCCAAGGCCCACAGGTCCCGTGGTCTACACTTGAAGATGAACTATTGCTTGAAGTTCTTGAGCTGAATGACCAGCAAGCTCATATTCAACCGAATGTAAGTTGATATGTATATTTCTGTtggaatgtgtttttatttttgtttgtttgtttcacacCTATCTTTCTCAGCTTTATGGAGATATGTGGCCCATAATAGCTGTAATACCAACTCTAGCCATTCCAATTGGTGGTAAACCTTTTGGGTTATTTTTCATTAGTTTTATTTACTCTATTGCCTAACTGTCACTTGCATGAATACTAAAGTGGCACCATAATACACCATTATAGTTTGAATATATATAACATGTACAATAATTCTCCAACTAAGTCGTAGCAAGGATAACAAAACCTAAATCCTTAAACTCTGGTTTTTAATTCAAGGTTGCTGCTGTAACCACGAAGTACAAACTAAATATCGGCATATTGAATTTGTTTCAAAGCTCATGACGTGTGTGGGGGTGTGACTGTCTCTCTATCTTGTAAAAAATCAGTTACTTTGTAAGTGGTGGTAGAATTATACTGTAACTACACTGCCATTGTGGTGTGTGttttggttgtgtttttttttcttgccttATTTAGCggcttcaacttttttttttttttttttccttttcccaaCAGAAGTCAGAAGAAGAGGATCCTTTACCACAACAAGAAGTGACTAAtcatgtggaagcagaggataaTACAATTTCAGAGTCAAGTCAGACAAGTACAACTAACACATGTCCTATAGAAAAGGATGATCAGGAAACATGGCAACACACAAGTAATATAAATGCTTTAAATACAGCTGAGCAAACAACTGGCAGCATTGAACAGCCAGAGCCTTCACTGAACTCTGCAGACTCTAAGCCTggtgaaactatttcccctgaagTTGAAAGCACCGGAGATCTTTGTGTAGAGAAGCGATCCAGTATTGCTAAAAAGGATGAGCCTGTGGAGGAGGTTAAGGATGTTGCTGATCAAAAGCAAATTACTGCACAAAATGAAAGTGATACAGTACCAATTTTAAAGGAAGTTGATGAAGAAGATGGGCATGTAGAAGTAATCAAGGATCACTCTACACAATGTGCATTCACTTTCCAGAATCCTTTGTTGTTTGATTTGGATtaaggtgttttgtttttcttctaacCTGTAACTCTTCTCAAATATTTGAGTGCCTCAACTCTTCATAGTAAACATCTGTTTCCTGACTCTCTGatagttatatttttatataccggTACATATTCATCTTAGCAGATGGTTAGTTGTGGAATTTGCgggtgtggtgtttttttttttaatttttttttataatatatttatatatatatatttttatctgtaCAAACTTATTACAATGTGATTGTATGGCATTACGtatctatatacagtgtgctgGTAGAATAGTCTTGTGAACAAGAATCCCCCTTTTCCCTACATTATGGCAACTTAGGCAATTTCTCTTAGAAGTTTatcagaatttgttatcataaatGGGATTGTGCAAGAAAATTGCAATTCTACTGTCACACTGTATGGCTACCTTTATGCTTTTTACTGTAAATGCTGTTGAATGTGACAGACCCTACAAAACTTAAATTGACACTGTATGCACTATATAACCATTACATCATTGACTTGGTTATAGTGTCTTGAGTCTCTAATTTTACAATTGTTGATGATCTCATTTGtattccacccccaccccacaaaaAGTGGATGTATCTCTTTAAATAGTCTTTTAATCTTTTTGTTCTTGCATTTTAATAAATATCTAATGTATATTAACACTGCTATTGTGTGTagtatatactttatatatatttttttattttaaatatcttaAAGGATGGTTTATATGTAGAATGTAATGTtttaaaggttactccaagcatcataaccactacagtcgcTGTATAAGTCACACCAGGAGCACTCTGGCCTAGCTCCACATAATGCAGCAAACTGTTCAGTACTGGTCTTCTCCCTGGTAGTCCAATGACATATAAAGTAGAGAAGGAAGACTCCTACAATAGAGTGCATCTTATAATATACCTAAAGACAAACCTAAAAAATATAACATTGTACATAAAGATATAACTAGCAATTTGATTTTATCTGGAAGGGGAGGGGATCTTTGTGGTAGGGAAATTAAGAACCTAAAAAGCTGCTAAATCTAGCTCCCTATTTAGGGAGAAGGGTGACTAATTTAAAGATCCAATATGTTTCTCTTTTTCTGAGGGTTTTTTTAGTTGATTTCCTGTCTATTCTACAATTTTTAACTCCTTTCACGATAACTCCATTGGGACTAGCTCCATTATCCAAAACAATGTTGGGGTACTCGGTGGTTATTGTTTCCATTCTTGATGACTCTAATATGTTCTCCTCCAATTCTTGCTTTCAACGTTCTGCATTTACTTCTCACATTGTTTCCCTCGACGGCACTCCAGGTGATATACCACATATGTGATGTTGGTTTATAACTTGTACAAATTATTCTCAGTATTAGTGTGGTTTGATGAaaaatttgttttctttattggGAATATAGCCACAAGTTAAACTCCTTTTCCACACTTATCTAATCCCTTAAGAGGGAACACCGTTGATGTGATACTGCAGTTTTGTTGATGGGGTTGCAAGGAGCCACTATATTCTT
It encodes the following:
- the DNAAF2 gene encoding protein kintoun codes for the protein MAAKLDSLTSSPKEAAVGQPGVSLGRLDMTQEELERFKAAFQDQEFRKMFTEYVEELNDPETRRRYEEEIRLLERERGVDLQFVYPSPGYVLLTSANRLRRCYINVCSNGVIPKPQAVRGTDQNAREGSHWTLPYLITPTRETTEQDGSRSLLYDVLFHPETMELVSKNVKFKQMVDSLAMSGVSKYFSLELDRINVKTLSAKYMGPAQSAVIRKPIPGFVPNADTPAPLEGPYPYTELLKGGTGRESPAARPKPSVHPKQGVHKPRAPRSPPTTPHYTIRQRSHVDFQDYTLSRFSAPSPVPDELVVTVDMPLLESASSVSLHILSKQLHLESKEPVYKLQVDLPYMVDENRGNAQFNKAKRQLVLTLPVVRQNVMQCRMCQARNYGTWDNRSRVSVCPHFIQSVSQLPQAITMPRFCQPNNTSYHSMQHILTSPDVLCPVFTCTQDNTSLSVILHTQDVDKKSVQVNVEINQFHISYRVKHGYTYYFLLIQFLPKYCLNRNELSINVTEKNAVVELAKSPENFGLWKNLYFGDNRNPLQERKFVYEDNVAEFLESSSQGPQVPWSTLEDELLLEVLELNDQQAHIQPNKSEEEDPLPQQEVTNHVEAEDNTISESSQTSTTNTCPIEKDDQETWQHTSNINALNTAEQTTGSIEQPEPSLNSADSKPGETISPEVESTGDLCVEKRSSIAKKDEPVEEVKDVADQKQITAQNESDTVPILKEVDEEDGHVEVIKDHSTQCAFTFQNPLLFDLD